In Colletotrichum higginsianum IMI 349063 chromosome 3, whole genome shotgun sequence, a genomic segment contains:
- a CDS encoding D-alanyl-d-alanine carboxypeptidase, whose amino-acid sequence MHYQSFLVASLSFRVAIAALNEPCYGSGGRAGVCVTTSTCSANGGTTIDGACPADAANVKCCTKSPCGSGGNCRWTSDCAGTSASNQCPGPGAFMCCSSSASGFGGYAAPLIPSVGACKQVAVDGAKKIVAAFPGRVREVFCIRDCACPGTSDHCCGKATDMMCSDGGGVPTISGKEIAEWVMNNRNALNLKYVIWGQKIWTTSQDSVTSWASWRPMDDRGDFTANHWDHVHVSYN is encoded by the exons ATGCACTATCAGTCTTTTCTCGTCGCCTCCCTCTCATTCAGGGTAGCAATTGCAGCCCTCAACGAGCCATGCTACGGTTCGGGAGGCAGAGCTG GTGTCTGCGTCACCACAAGCACCTGCTCCGCCAACGGAGGTACCACCATTGACGGCGCCTGTCCCGCCGATGCAGCAAACGTCAAATGCTGCACCAAGTCGCCCTGTGGTAGCGGCGGCAACTGTAGATGGACAAGCGATTGTGCTGGCACGTCCGCCTCGAATCAGTGCCCAGGCCCAGGTGCCTTCATGTGCTGCTCTTCATCGGCCAGCGGCTTCGGCGGGTACGCCGCCCCTTTGATCCCATCTGTCGGTGCTTGCAAGCAAGTTGCTGTTGATGGCGCAAAGAAGATCGTCGCGGCATTCCCTGGCAGGGTTCGGGAGGTTTTCTGCATACGCGACTGTGCTTGCCCCGGCACTTCGGACCATTGCTGCGGCAAAGCAACGGATATGATGTGTtccgatggcggcggt GTACCTACTATCTCTGGCAAAGAAATTGCGGAGTGGGTCATGAACAACCGCAACGCGCTCAACTTGAAATATGTCATCTGGGGTCAGAAGATCTGGACCACCTCCCAGGACTCTGTAACCTCATGGGCAAGCTGGCGTCCCATGGATGATCGAGGCGATTTTACAGCAAACCATTG GGACCATGTTCACGTCAGTTACAACTAA
- a CDS encoding phosphotransferase enzyme family protein, whose protein sequence is MENRLPSSSLTVMYDSVIYNEGSKKFHAWVSSAINPYVISELEAFVAQQLNDSGPATFVERVEGSYNMMFRFRAFNGNDVALRIPKPGHTPLVLASEKVANEVAWMRYLKENTSIPIPHLYSASSQTSNNLSPFGLPFMLMDFVEGHNLRDFLTKLSAPGKDADADAMRSTVYEQLASFYLQLNRLHFKEIGSLAQDPVSGQWKVTQRPLTMDMHQLLLGVPDYPTGGWPSKPLRRAGDYFDFVADQQRIQLWELRNLNVPHDRTSTCDAEQAAKIARHRFKARVGFEQLVTLFCKPGDDSGPFFPFNPDLDPRNMVINPDNGRITGVLDLEFTNAMPAQFACDPPLWLHRVLPGQCLERGFFPWFLDSYRPYLDQFLAAMRRIEKAGKALDEEELLSTRMLDSWTSKRCWFNYAAHKADRVDAIYWEELYKLHPGGDRPQLATEMESEMMRYVEHTEKQIAAFEEAWVEGETEAS, encoded by the coding sequence ATGGAAAATCGCCTGCCGTCATCCTCACTCACTGTCATGTACGACAGTGTTATTTACAACGAAGGCAGCAAGAAGTTCCATGCTTGGGTATCGTCTGCCATCAATCCCTATGTCATCAGCGAGCTCGAAGCTTTTGTCGCTCAACAGTTGAATGACAGTGGTCCAGCAACATTTGTGGAAAGGGTCGAAGGCTCCTATAACATGATGTTTCGGTTCCGGGCCTTCAATGGGAACGACGTGGCCCTTCGAATTCCGAAGCCGGGACATACGCCTTTGGTTCTCGCCTCGGAGAAAGTGGCGAACGAAGTCGCGTGGATGAGATATCTCAAGGAAAACACGAGCATTCCCATTCCACATTTGTACAGTGCCAGCTCACAGACGTCCAACAACCTCTCGCCCTTTGGACTGCCCTTCATGTTAATGGACTTCGTCGAAGGCCACAACCTTCGCGACTTCCTGACGAAGCTGTCGGCGCCTGGCAaggacgcggacgcggacgcTATGCGGTCGACCGTCTACGAGCAGCTGGCGAGCTTCTACCTCCAACTCAACCGCTTGCATTTCAAAGAGATTGGGTCTCTCGCCCAAGATCCTGTCTCGGGTCAGTGGAAAGTCACGCAACGCCCGCTCACGATGGACATGCACCAGCTCCTATTGGGCGTGCCCGATTATCCGACTGGCGGATGGCCCAGCAAGCCACTCCGGCGCGCTGGAGATTACTTTGATTTTGTTGCCGACCAGCAACGTATCCAGCTCTGGGAATTGCGCAACCTAAACGTTCCTCATGATCGCACGTCGACTTGCGATGCGGAACAGGCCGCCAAGATTGCTCGACACAGATTCAAAGCCCGTGTAGGCTTCGAACAGCTTGTTACCCTCTTCTGCAAACCCGGTGATGACAGCGGtcctttctttcctttcaACCCGGACCTCGACCCGCGAAACATGGTCATCAACCCTGACAATGGCCGGATTACCGGCGTTCTCGATCTCGAATTTACCAATGCTATGCCGGCTCAGTTTGCATGCGATCCACCACTATGGCTACATAGAGTTCTTCCAGGGCAATGTCTCGAAAGGGGTTTCTTCCCCTGGTTCTTGGACAGTTATAGACCGTACCTGGACCAGTTTCTGGCTGCAATGAGGCGTATAGAGAAAGCGGGGAAGGCTTTGGATGAAGAGGAGTTGCTGTCCACTCGGATGCTCGATTCTTGGACTAGCAAGCGGTGCTGGTTCAATTACGCAGCCCACAAAGCTGATCGCGTTGACGCAATCTACTGGGAGGAGTTGTACAAACTCCATCCAGGGGGTGATAGACCGCAACTGGCTACTGAGATGGAATCTGAGATGATGAGGTACGTTGAGCACACCGAAAAGCAGATTGCAGCATTTGAAGAAGCCTGGGTCGAGGGGGAGACTGAAGCATCCTGA